The proteins below are encoded in one region of bacterium:
- a CDS encoding protein meaA → MTRPAHLLVDKDGRPTRDAPWIFRTYAGHTNVRASNTLYRDNLSRGQTGLSIAFDLPTQCGYSSDHGLAGPEIGKVGVPVNSLDDFELLFEGIPIETINTSMTINATAMWLLSLYVALAEQRGVSPTALQGTTQNDLVKEYLARGTYIFPPKPSMRLIVDMYEYCLHAIPRWNASNICSYHLQEAGATPTQELAFALANAASLLDAIEARGTFSHDDFERCVGRVSFFTNAGIRFVEEMCKMRAFAELWDEITRDRYRVQTAKYRLFRYGVQVNSLGLTEEQPENNAWRILIEALGVTLSRKARCRALQLPTWNEALSLPRPWDQQWSLRLQQILAYETDLLEYPDLFDGSPVVAAKVEALKEAARAEMKVIAEMGGVLEAVESGYLKSALVRSQAERLARINAGDTLIVGRNRWTEALPSPLLGGDDGGIFRVDAASAAETLEMLRATRSRRSQGEVDAALKALVDGARAGTNLMPLSIACAKARVTTGEWAAALRSVFGEYRPATGVDGQHLALETPRVAAVRARVEAWARAHGQRPRLVVGKPGLDGHSNGSEMIAVAARHAGFDVVYGGIRMTPAEIVQSAVEEDASVLGLSVLSGSHLEVAKLVLDELAAQGARDAIPVVLGGIVPEGDMPALRELGIRAIFTPRDFDLMDVMDRILDVIGAPHDAPEPRVASA, encoded by the coding sequence ATGACCCGCCCAGCCCATCTCCTCGTCGACAAGGACGGCCGTCCCACCCGCGACGCGCCGTGGATCTTCCGCACCTACGCCGGCCACACCAACGTGCGCGCGTCGAACACGCTCTACCGCGACAACCTGTCGCGCGGGCAGACGGGCCTCTCGATCGCCTTCGATCTCCCCACCCAGTGCGGCTACAGCTCCGACCACGGGCTGGCCGGGCCTGAGATCGGCAAGGTGGGCGTGCCCGTGAACAGCCTCGACGACTTCGAGCTGCTGTTCGAGGGCATCCCCATCGAGACCATCAACACATCGATGACCATCAACGCGACGGCCATGTGGCTGCTGTCGCTCTACGTCGCCCTCGCCGAGCAGCGCGGCGTGTCGCCGACGGCGCTCCAGGGCACGACCCAGAACGACCTCGTGAAGGAGTACCTGGCGCGGGGCACGTACATCTTCCCGCCGAAGCCGTCGATGCGGCTCATCGTCGACATGTACGAGTACTGCCTGCACGCGATCCCGCGCTGGAACGCGTCGAACATCTGCTCGTATCACCTGCAGGAGGCCGGGGCGACGCCGACGCAGGAGCTGGCCTTCGCGCTCGCCAACGCCGCCTCCCTGCTCGACGCCATCGAGGCCCGCGGCACCTTCTCGCACGACGACTTCGAGCGGTGCGTCGGCCGCGTCTCTTTCTTCACGAACGCCGGCATCCGGTTCGTGGAGGAGATGTGCAAGATGCGGGCGTTCGCCGAGCTATGGGACGAGATCACGCGCGACCGCTACCGCGTGCAGACGGCGAAGTACCGCCTCTTCCGCTACGGCGTGCAGGTGAACTCCCTCGGCCTCACCGAGGAGCAGCCCGAGAACAACGCCTGGCGCATCCTCATCGAGGCCCTCGGCGTCACGCTGTCGCGCAAGGCGCGCTGCCGCGCGCTACAGCTGCCGACCTGGAACGAGGCCCTCAGCCTGCCGCGGCCCTGGGATCAGCAGTGGTCGCTGCGCCTGCAGCAGATCCTCGCCTACGAGACCGATCTGCTCGAATACCCGGACCTCTTCGACGGCTCGCCGGTGGTGGCCGCGAAGGTCGAGGCGCTCAAGGAGGCCGCCCGCGCCGAGATGAAGGTCATCGCGGAGATGGGCGGCGTGCTCGAGGCGGTCGAATCCGGCTACCTCAAGTCGGCGCTGGTCCGCAGCCAGGCCGAGCGGCTGGCGCGCATCAACGCCGGCGACACCCTCATCGTCGGCCGCAACCGCTGGACCGAGGCCCTGCCGTCACCGCTCCTCGGCGGCGACGACGGCGGCATCTTCCGGGTCGACGCCGCCTCGGCGGCCGAGACGCTCGAGATGCTGCGCGCGACCAGGAGCCGCCGCAGCCAGGGCGAGGTCGACGCCGCGCTGAAGGCGCTGGTCGACGGCGCCCGCGCCGGCACCAACCTGATGCCGCTGTCGATCGCCTGCGCGAAGGCACGGGTCACGACGGGCGAGTGGGCGGCGGCGCTGCGCAGCGTCTTCGGCGAGTACCGGCCGGCCACGGGCGTCGACGGGCAGCACCTCGCCCTCGAGACCCCGCGGGTGGCGGCGGTGCGCGCCCGGGTCGAGGCCTGGGCCCGGGCGCATGGCCAGCGTCCGCGGCTGGTCGTCGGCAAGCCCGGCCTCGACGGCCACTCGAACGGCTCCGAGATGATCGCGGTCGCCGCCCGCCACGCCGGCTTCGACGTCGTCTACGGCGGCATCCGCATGACCCCGGCCGAGATCGTGCAGTCGGCGGTGGAGGAGGACGCCAGCGTGCTCGGGCTGTCGGTGCTGTCGGGCTCGCATCTCGAGGTCGCGAAGCTCGTCCTCGACGAGCTGGCGGCGCAGGGCGCGCGCGACGCCATCCCGGTCGTCCTCGGCGGCATCGTGCCCGAGGGCGACATGCCGGCGCTGCGCGAGCTCGGCATTCGCGCCATCTTCACGCCGCGGGACTTCGACCTG
- a CDS encoding ammonium transporter gives MKNAHPRLRSATRRTAALAAGCAAVLSAAGAWAQEAAAEAPTFDSGDTAWVITAAALVLAMTLPGLALFYGGLVRSRNVLNVFMQCVISAGVIGVLWILVGYSLAFGTGNAFVGDFSRVGLSGITLDSAVENGSGRNIPEYIFVMFQGMFAIITPALMLGAVAERMKFSAYVAFIVVWLLVVYCPLAHMVWSSEGWIYKDSAIDFAGGLVVHMSSGFSALVAAIMIGPRRGLGKEPMPPHSLPLCLVGAGMLWMGWFGFNAGSALSASPLATLAFLNTSTCASAAVVVWAIVEWLHRGKPTALGGATAAVAGLVAITPACGNVSPMGAIWIGVGVSIISYVAVTFMKPALGYDDSLDVFGVHALGGAWGALASGIFAVTLGSDIESNAQQIMVQLKGIGFVAIFAPVATVVILLVLKMIFGSLRVSEEDEIGGLDLAEHSESAYSMESGSTQMGLPVHH, from the coding sequence ATGAAAAACGCCCACCCTCGCCTGCGATCTGCAACCCGTCGAACCGCCGCCCTGGCGGCCGGTTGTGCCGCCGTACTGTCGGCCGCCGGCGCCTGGGCACAGGAAGCCGCGGCCGAAGCGCCCACCTTCGACAGCGGCGACACCGCCTGGGTCATCACCGCCGCCGCACTGGTGCTGGCGATGACCCTGCCCGGCCTGGCGCTCTTCTATGGAGGCCTCGTCCGATCCCGCAACGTCCTCAACGTCTTCATGCAGTGTGTGATCTCGGCCGGTGTCATCGGTGTGCTGTGGATCCTCGTCGGCTACAGCCTCGCTTTCGGCACGGGCAACGCGTTCGTCGGCGACTTCAGCCGCGTCGGCCTCTCGGGCATCACGCTCGACTCGGCCGTCGAGAACGGCTCAGGACGCAACATCCCCGAGTACATCTTCGTGATGTTCCAGGGCATGTTCGCGATCATCACGCCGGCGCTGATGCTCGGTGCGGTCGCCGAGCGCATGAAGTTCAGCGCCTACGTGGCGTTCATCGTCGTCTGGCTCCTCGTGGTCTACTGCCCGCTCGCGCACATGGTCTGGTCGAGCGAGGGTTGGATCTACAAGGACAGCGCGATCGACTTCGCGGGCGGCCTCGTCGTTCACATGTCGAGCGGTTTCTCGGCGCTCGTCGCGGCGATCATGATCGGCCCGCGCCGCGGCCTCGGGAAGGAGCCGATGCCGCCGCACAGCCTGCCCCTCTGCCTCGTCGGCGCCGGCATGCTGTGGATGGGCTGGTTCGGCTTCAACGCGGGCAGCGCGCTCTCCGCGAGCCCGCTGGCGACGCTCGCCTTCCTCAACACGAGCACCTGCGCGTCCGCCGCGGTCGTGGTCTGGGCCATCGTCGAGTGGCTCCACCGCGGCAAGCCGACCGCCCTCGGCGGTGCCACCGCGGCGGTGGCAGGCCTCGTCGCCATCACGCCCGCCTGCGGCAACGTGTCGCCGATGGGCGCGATCTGGATCGGCGTCGGCGTCTCCATCATCTCCTACGTCGCCGTCACCTTCATGAAGCCGGCGCTCGGGTACGACGACTCGCTCGACGTCTTCGGCGTCCACGCGCTCGGCGGCGCTTGGGGCGCGCTGGCCTCGGGCATCTTCGCGGTCACGCTCGGCTCCGACATCGAGTCGAACGCCCAGCAGATCATGGTGCAGCTGAAGGGCATCGGCTTCGTGGCCATCTTCGCGCCGGTGGCCACGGTCGTCATCCTACTGGTCCTCAAGATGATCTTCGGCTCCCTGCGGGTGTCCGAGGAGGACGAGATCGGCGGTCTCGACCTCGCGGAGCACAGCGAGAGCGCCTACTCGATGGAGAGCGGCTCGACCCAGATGGGCCTGCCCGTCCACCACTGA
- the meaB gene encoding methylmalonyl Co-A mutase-associated GTPase MeaB: MDAAELASRVRAGDRRALAKAITLVESTRPDHQAAVQRLLERLLPYTGSAARVGITGVPGAGKSTFIEAFGLSLIADGHRVAVLAVDPSSARSGGSILGDKTRMVRLSTAPEAYIRPSPSGGSLGGVARRTREAMLVCEAAGYDVILVETVGVGQSEVAVASMVDFFLVLMLPGAGDELQGIKKGIIELADALLVNKADGDNVARAGLAAAEYKNALRLFRHTTATWDPPVLLVSALEGRGMDAVWGVIADHRGRLSATGELAQKRREQRRAWLWSLVREGLEQHFLGRADVRALLPVVEAGVASQEMTPTEAARRLLALLDGGPGGS; this comes from the coding sequence GTGGACGCGGCCGAGCTCGCGAGCCGCGTGCGGGCCGGCGACCGCCGGGCGCTCGCCAAGGCGATCACCCTCGTCGAGAGCACGCGTCCCGATCACCAGGCGGCGGTGCAGCGGCTCCTCGAACGGCTGCTGCCGTACACCGGGAGCGCCGCGCGCGTCGGTATCACCGGTGTGCCCGGCGCGGGCAAGAGCACGTTCATCGAGGCCTTCGGCCTGTCCCTGATCGCCGACGGGCATCGCGTCGCCGTCCTCGCCGTCGATCCGTCGAGCGCGCGCTCGGGCGGCAGCATCCTCGGCGACAAGACGCGCATGGTGCGGCTGTCGACGGCGCCGGAGGCCTACATCCGTCCGAGCCCGTCGGGCGGCTCGCTCGGCGGCGTCGCGCGGCGGACGCGCGAGGCCATGCTCGTGTGCGAGGCGGCCGGCTACGACGTGATCCTGGTCGAGACGGTTGGGGTGGGGCAGTCCGAGGTGGCGGTCGCCTCTATGGTCGACTTCTTCCTCGTGCTCATGCTGCCCGGCGCGGGCGACGAGCTGCAGGGCATCAAGAAGGGCATCATCGAGCTGGCCGACGCCCTCCTCGTCAACAAGGCCGACGGCGACAACGTCGCGCGCGCCGGCCTGGCCGCCGCCGAGTACAAGAACGCCCTGCGCCTCTTCCGCCACACGACCGCGACCTGGGATCCGCCGGTGCTGCTCGTCTCCGCGCTCGAGGGGCGCGGCATGGACGCCGTATGGGGGGTGATCGCCGATCACCGGGGGCGGCTGTCGGCGACCGGCGAGCTCGCGCAGAAGCGACGCGAGCAGCGGCGCGCCTGGCTCTGGTCGCTGGTGCGCGAGGGGCTCGAGCAGCATTTCCTCGGCCGCGCCGACGTGCGCGCCCTGCTGCCGGTGGTCGAGGCCGGCGTGGCGTCGCAGGAGATGACGCCGACCGAGGCGGCGCGCCGCCTGCTGGCGCTGCTCGACGGCGGTCCCGGCGGGTCCTGA
- the scpA gene encoding methylmalonyl-CoA mutase, translated as MADARDAADLKLWRDLAAKERKGASADDLVWHTPEGIALKPLWTAADVADLDFVDTVPGAVPFLRGPRATMYAEKPWTIRQYAGFSTAEESNAFYRANLAAGQMGLSVAFDLATHRGYDSDHPRVVGDVGKAGVAIDSVEDMKILFDGVPLEKMSVSMTMNGAVLPVLASFIVAGEEQGVPRAQLTGTIQNDILKEFMVRNTYIYPPAPSMRIVADIIEFTSKEMPKFNSISISGYHMQEAGATCDLELAFTIADGLEYVRAALSKGLDVDAFAGRLSFFWAIGMSFYMEIAKMRAARLLWATLMQKHFQPKKAGSLMLRTHCQTSGASLTEQDPYNNVIRTTIEAMAAVFGGTQSLHTNSFDEAIALPTDASARIARNTQLILQLETGIPKVIDPWGGSYFMESLTHALAAKALGLIDECEQMGGMTKAIEAGWPKLKIEETAARRQARVDRGDDVVVGVNKFRLPEEPDIDVREIDNTAVREAQVRRLEQIRRTRDGAKVRATLAALATCAETGEGNLLALAVEAARARASVGEISDALEKVWGRYHAEVRSISGVYGAAWENDADWVALQREIAAFADAHGRRPRMLVAKVGQDGHDRGAKVIATAFADLGFDVDVGTLFQTPEEIARQAVENDVHVVGVSTQSGGHKTLVPQIVAELAKLGAGDIVVTAGGIIPARDYAMLEQAGVKAIFGPGTHVPKAARRVLELIQQAQHGQRPGAAVGQ; from the coding sequence ATGGCGGACGCCCGAGATGCTGCGGACTTGAAGCTCTGGCGCGACCTTGCAGCGAAGGAGCGCAAGGGCGCGAGCGCCGATGATCTCGTCTGGCACACCCCCGAGGGCATCGCGCTGAAGCCCCTGTGGACCGCGGCCGACGTGGCCGATCTCGACTTCGTCGACACGGTGCCCGGGGCGGTGCCGTTCCTGCGCGGCCCGCGCGCGACGATGTACGCGGAGAAGCCCTGGACGATCCGCCAGTACGCCGGCTTCTCCACCGCCGAGGAATCGAACGCGTTCTATCGCGCGAACCTCGCGGCCGGGCAGATGGGCCTCTCGGTCGCCTTCGACCTCGCCACCCACCGCGGCTACGACTCGGATCACCCGCGCGTCGTCGGCGACGTCGGCAAGGCGGGCGTCGCGATCGACTCGGTCGAGGACATGAAGATACTCTTCGACGGCGTGCCGCTCGAGAAGATGTCCGTGTCGATGACGATGAACGGCGCGGTGCTGCCGGTGCTCGCGAGCTTCATCGTCGCCGGCGAGGAGCAGGGCGTGCCGCGCGCCCAGCTCACGGGAACCATCCAGAACGACATCTTGAAGGAGTTCATGGTTCGCAACACGTACATCTATCCGCCGGCGCCGAGCATGCGGATCGTCGCGGACATCATCGAGTTCACCTCGAAGGAGATGCCGAAGTTCAACAGCATCTCGATCAGCGGCTACCACATGCAGGAGGCGGGGGCGACGTGCGATCTCGAGCTCGCCTTCACGATCGCCGACGGCCTCGAGTACGTGCGCGCCGCGCTCTCGAAGGGCCTCGACGTCGACGCCTTCGCCGGGCGGCTCTCCTTCTTCTGGGCGATCGGAATGAGCTTCTATATGGAGATCGCCAAGATGCGGGCCGCACGGCTTCTCTGGGCGACGCTCATGCAGAAGCACTTCCAGCCGAAGAAGGCGGGCTCGCTCATGCTGCGCACGCACTGCCAGACGTCGGGCGCGAGCCTCACCGAGCAGGATCCGTACAACAACGTCATCCGGACCACGATCGAGGCGATGGCGGCGGTCTTCGGCGGCACGCAGAGCCTGCACACGAACTCCTTCGACGAGGCCATCGCGCTGCCGACCGACGCGTCGGCGCGCATCGCGCGCAACACGCAGCTGATCCTCCAGCTCGAGACCGGCATCCCGAAGGTGATCGATCCGTGGGGCGGCTCGTACTTCATGGAGAGCCTCACCCACGCGCTCGCCGCCAAGGCGCTCGGCCTCATCGACGAGTGCGAGCAGATGGGCGGCATGACGAAGGCCATCGAGGCGGGGTGGCCCAAGCTCAAGATCGAGGAGACCGCCGCCCGCCGCCAGGCGCGCGTCGATCGCGGCGACGACGTCGTCGTCGGCGTCAACAAGTTCCGCCTCCCCGAGGAGCCGGACATCGACGTGCGCGAGATCGACAACACCGCGGTGCGCGAGGCGCAGGTCCGGCGCCTGGAGCAGATCCGCCGGACGCGCGACGGCGCCAAGGTGCGCGCGACGCTCGCGGCGCTCGCGACGTGCGCCGAGACGGGCGAGGGCAACCTGCTCGCGCTCGCCGTCGAGGCGGCGCGTGCCCGGGCCAGCGTCGGCGAGATATCCGACGCGCTCGAGAAGGTGTGGGGCCGCTACCATGCCGAGGTGCGCTCGATCTCCGGCGTCTACGGCGCCGCCTGGGAGAACGACGCCGACTGGGTCGCCCTCCAGCGGGAGATCGCCGCGTTCGCCGACGCCCACGGCCGCCGCCCGCGCATGCTCGTCGCCAAGGTCGGCCAGGACGGGCACGACCGGGGCGCGAAGGTCATCGCCACGGCGTTCGCCGACCTCGGCTTCGACGTCGACGTCGGCACGCTCTTCCAGACGCCCGAGGAGATCGCCCGCCAGGCGGTCGAGAACGACGTCCACGTCGTCGGCGTCTCCACCCAGTCGGGCGGCCACAAGACGCTCGTGCCGCAGATCGTGGCCGAGCTGGCGAAGCTCGGTGCCGGCGACATCGTCGTCACGGCAGGCGGCATCATCCCGGCGCGCGACTACGCGATGCTGGAGCAGGCGGGCGTGAAGGCGATCTTCGGCCCGGGAACGCACGTGCCGAAGGCCGCGCGCCGCGTCCTCGAGCTCATCCAGCAGGCACAGCACGGGCAGCGTCCCGGGGCCGCCGTCGGCCAGTAG
- a CDS encoding P-II family nitrogen regulator, protein MKRIDAIIKPFKLDEVKQRLEAVGVRGVTVTEVKGFGRQKGHTELYRGAEYVVDFLPKVQISVLVPDERLTDVVDAIVEGARTGRIGDGKIFITPVEEVIRIRTGERGAAAV, encoded by the coding sequence ATGAAGCGCATCGACGCCATCATCAAGCCGTTCAAGCTGGATGAGGTGAAGCAGCGTCTCGAAGCCGTCGGGGTTCGAGGCGTCACCGTGACCGAGGTCAAGGGCTTCGGTCGCCAGAAGGGCCATACCGAGCTCTACCGCGGTGCGGAGTACGTGGTGGACTTCCTGCCGAAGGTCCAGATCTCCGTGCTCGTTCCCGACGAGCGGCTGACGGACGTCGTCGATGCCATCGTCGAAGGCGCCCGGACGGGGCGCATCGGCGACGGCAAGATCTTCATCACGCCCGTGGAGGAGGTGATCCGGATTCGCACCGGCGAGCGCGGCGCGGCCGCGGTGTGA
- a CDS encoding HAMP domain-containing histidine kinase, with translation MAVGFDERARRALAEIEAQRDDVLVWLSAARAVLEVATRGLGVRPCAGAVAQQLVAQLGLEACAVALREGDADGDTLWLAGVATQADRLGGPRDDVSEAGWLTLARLEAPDGAPTCFRRTPDAGFAAVTVSELDGEGFMVLPFQAGGETAGALVLHTLVAPAQTFGRGPALAMLGDIVGQVLTMARMREATGRLCDRLSEELGAARRVLSVREESLRAREESLGALTQELLRSNRAKSEFLSTVSHELRTPLNAILGYTSLLRDGVVGALAPEQLRLLERALGSTRNLGHLIDDVLFFVQLEADTVLVRPEPLAVAEVVEDVLAALPDRPDPGRVAFAVTIAPEAATVRSDAALLRRILFHLVGNAFKFTADGCVDVAVRSGAAPGEALVVVRDTGCGIPVECQGDVFDAFAQLDASDTRRHGGLGMGLALVQRAVRLLGGEVTLESEPGAGSEFRVVLPGAIGAATRLPADLRAGRALH, from the coding sequence ATGGCGGTGGGATTCGATGAGCGCGCGCGGCGCGCCCTGGCGGAGATCGAGGCCCAGCGCGACGACGTCCTCGTCTGGCTCTCGGCGGCGCGTGCCGTCCTCGAGGTCGCCACACGCGGTCTCGGCGTGCGGCCCTGCGCGGGGGCGGTCGCGCAGCAGCTGGTCGCGCAGCTCGGGCTCGAGGCCTGCGCCGTCGCGCTGCGCGAGGGCGACGCCGACGGCGACACGCTGTGGCTCGCCGGCGTCGCCACCCAGGCCGACCGCCTGGGCGGCCCGCGCGACGACGTCTCGGAGGCCGGCTGGCTGACCCTCGCGCGGCTCGAGGCGCCCGACGGGGCGCCGACCTGCTTCCGGCGCACCCCCGACGCCGGCTTCGCCGCGGTCACGGTGAGCGAGCTCGACGGCGAGGGCTTCATGGTCCTGCCGTTCCAGGCCGGCGGCGAGACGGCCGGCGCGCTGGTCCTGCACACCCTGGTCGCGCCGGCGCAGACGTTCGGGCGCGGGCCCGCGCTCGCCATGCTCGGCGACATCGTCGGCCAGGTGCTCACCATGGCGCGCATGCGCGAGGCGACCGGCCGCCTCTGCGATCGGCTCTCCGAGGAGCTCGGCGCCGCCCGCCGCGTGCTGTCGGTACGCGAGGAGAGCCTGCGTGCGCGCGAGGAGAGCCTCGGCGCGCTGACCCAGGAGCTCCTGCGCTCGAACCGCGCCAAGAGCGAGTTCCTGAGCACCGTCTCGCACGAGCTGCGCACGCCGCTCAATGCGATCCTCGGCTACACCTCGCTCTTGCGCGACGGCGTCGTCGGCGCGCTCGCGCCCGAGCAGCTGCGGCTCCTCGAGCGCGCGCTCGGCAGCACGCGCAACCTCGGCCACCTGATCGACGACGTCCTCTTCTTCGTCCAGCTCGAGGCCGACACCGTGCTCGTGCGACCCGAGCCGCTCGCCGTCGCCGAGGTCGTCGAGGACGTCCTCGCGGCGTTGCCCGACCGCCCCGATCCGGGGCGGGTCGCGTTCGCGGTGACGATCGCGCCCGAGGCGGCGACGGTGCGCAGCGACGCGGCGCTGCTGCGGCGCATCCTGTTCCACCTCGTCGGCAACGCCTTCAAGTTCACCGCCGACGGGTGCGTCGACGTGGCCGTGCGCTCCGGCGCCGCGCCCGGTGAGGCGCTGGTCGTGGTGCGCGACACGGGGTGCGGCATCCCGGTCGAGTGTCAGGGCGACGTCTTCGACGCGTTCGCGCAGCTCGACGCCTCGGACACTCGCCGCCACGGTGGGCTCGGCATGGGCCTCGCGCTCGTGCAGCGCGCCGTGCGGCTCCTCGGCGGCGAGGTCACGCTCGAGAGCGAGCCGGGCGCGGGCAGCGAGTTCCGCGTCGTGCTGCCGGGCGCGATCGGGGCGGCGACGCGCCTGCCCGCCGATCTGCGCGCCGGGCGCGCGCTGCACTGA
- a CDS encoding HDOD domain-containing protein yields the protein MDHDSLQRFRAEVIARKNLPTIPPVLAGIVSLIDSDTAGARKLVELIERDQALTAKLLRLANSAFFGQARRVSTVPRAILLLGFTTVRNLALGVKVWEALGGDVARKRLEELWAHAVVTAVCAKALTGRLRLCDPDEAFTAGLLHDVGRLVIAVRFRDLYWETVGGASELEPVDRMEQATFGVDHAEVGGWLLEAWNLPPLIVEAVRQHHGDDARGGLSRVLGLANRLVCWTDLGQGVLRPEAEEAFGDDTAGLDAEGWLTLVAELRDGGAFGASVLADG from the coding sequence ATGGACCACGACAGCCTCCAGCGGTTTCGCGCCGAAGTCATCGCCCGCAAGAACCTGCCGACGATCCCGCCGGTGCTGGCGGGCATCGTGTCCCTGATCGACAGCGACACGGCGGGCGCGCGCAAGCTCGTCGAGCTGATCGAGCGCGACCAGGCGCTCACGGCGAAGCTCCTGCGGCTCGCCAACAGCGCCTTCTTCGGCCAAGCGCGCCGCGTCTCGACGGTGCCGCGCGCGATCCTGCTGCTCGGCTTCACGACCGTGCGCAACCTGGCTCTCGGCGTGAAGGTGTGGGAGGCGCTCGGCGGTGACGTGGCGCGCAAGCGGCTGGAGGAGCTGTGGGCGCATGCGGTCGTCACCGCGGTCTGCGCCAAGGCGCTGACCGGGCGCCTGCGCCTGTGCGACCCCGACGAGGCGTTCACCGCGGGGCTGCTGCACGACGTCGGCCGTCTCGTCATCGCCGTGCGCTTCCGCGACCTCTACTGGGAGACGGTCGGCGGGGCGTCGGAGCTGGAGCCGGTGGACCGGATGGAGCAGGCGACCTTCGGCGTGGACCACGCCGAGGTCGGCGGCTGGCTTCTCGAGGCATGGAACCTGCCGCCGCTCATCGTCGAGGCGGTGCGCCAGCATCACGGCGACGACGCGCGCGGCGGTCTCTCGCGCGTCCTCGGGCTGGCGAACCGGCTCGTGTGCTGGACGGACCTGGGGCAGGGCGTGCTGCGCCCCGAGGCCGAGGAGGCGTTCGGCGACGACACCGCCGGCCTCGACGCCGAGGGCTGGCTGACGCTGGTCGCCGAGCTGCGGGACGGGGGCGCGTTCGGGGCGAGCGTCCTCGCGGACGGCTGA
- a CDS encoding cyclase family protein, with amino-acid sequence MTYRRRPAPRNSRPGRAGLVLALLVALPLGAAAAPDLADLTDADLVDLTHAFDTQTIYWPTARRFTLEPVAHGHTPGGWWYAANDFCAAEHGGTHLDAPIHFAEGGATADTVPLRRLIGPAAVVDLTARADADRDALLEVDDLEADERRHGAIPAGAIVLVRTGWAARWPDAARYLGTAVRGDTAGLHFPGVSEAAARWLVTARGVRAVGIDTASIDRGTSADFAAHRVLAAAGVPVFENLASLDRLPPRRAVVVALPMKIRDGSGGPLRALAILP; translated from the coding sequence ATGACGTACCGTCGCCGCCCCGCTCCGCGCAACTCCCGTCCGGGCCGGGCCGGCCTCGTGCTGGCGCTGCTCGTGGCGCTGCCCCTCGGGGCCGCGGCGGCCCCTGACCTCGCCGATCTGACCGACGCCGATCTCGTCGACCTGACGCACGCGTTCGACACGCAGACGATCTACTGGCCGACGGCGCGGCGGTTCACCCTGGAGCCCGTCGCCCACGGCCACACGCCGGGCGGCTGGTGGTACGCGGCCAACGACTTCTGCGCCGCCGAGCACGGCGGGACGCACCTCGACGCCCCGATCCACTTCGCCGAGGGCGGGGCGACGGCCGACACCGTGCCGCTGCGGCGCCTCATCGGCCCGGCGGCGGTCGTCGACCTCACGGCGCGCGCCGACGCCGACCGCGACGCGCTGCTCGAGGTCGACGACCTCGAGGCCGACGAGCGCCGCCACGGCGCGATCCCGGCCGGCGCGATCGTGCTCGTGCGCACCGGCTGGGCGGCGCGCTGGCCGGACGCGGCCCGCTACCTCGGGACCGCCGTGCGCGGCGACACGGCGGGGCTGCACTTCCCCGGCGTCTCCGAGGCGGCGGCGCGCTGGCTCGTCACCGCGCGGGGCGTGCGCGCCGTCGGCATCGACACGGCGTCGATCGACCGCGGCACGTCGGCCGACTTCGCGGCCCATCGGGTCCTGGCCGCCGCGGGGGTGCCGGTCTTCGAGAACCTCGCGAGCCTCGACCGGCTGCCGCCCCGCCGGGCCGTCGTCGTGGCGCTGCCCATGAAGATCCGGGACGGCAGCGGGGGACCGCTGCGGGCGCTGGCGATCCTGCCATAG